CAGGGTGAGGCGATGAACGCCCGAAAACAGTTCCCGCTCGGGGATGACGACCCCGATGGACCACCCCGTGGATGGAAGGGGAGCATAATAAAGCCATGACGTCTCCGGCGTGAAGCTGCCCGGAGCCTGCATAAACCCGCTCTCCCCCCGGACCATGCGGCGTCCCACATCCCGGAGTGCCGCATCGCCCTTTTCCTCGGCGATGCTAAAGATGCTCTCCCGCAGGATCAACTTCCGTTCCGGGTGGCTCATGAAGACGCCGTTGCGGGACAGCAGGAAGGCGTACCCGGAGGGGGTGATGGAGACGCGGGACACGACCTCCACCAGCCAGCCCAGAGAGATGTCCGCCGTGACGACCCCCCTGAATTTGCTCCTTCCCCCGGGCCTCTGGAAGAACGGGGCGGAAAAGGTTGACATCATGATCCCCGCGCCGCCCTCGTCGAAATACGGCTCGCTCCAGCCGTCCTCCCTCATCTCCCGGGGAATCTGGTACCAGTCCCACTGGTCGTACCGGTAGGTCTCGTTTCCCAGGTCCCGGCGCTTCAGGAAGCGGCCTTCCCGGTAGTAAAAGGGGGCATAGTACTTCCGGACGGGGTCGAAGGCATACGGTTCAAAGGCGACGGCAGAGCTGAAGATGTCCGGATTGGCCTCCAGCATGGAACGGATCTGGTCGTCCAGTTCAACCTTGCTCATGGCCTTCTTTTCCAGCATGGCCGCCATGAACAGGGGGGTCTTCTCGATGCCCTGGACGTACAGCTCGATCCGGTTGACCACGGACTGGGTCAGGTACCGGGCGTTCTCCTCCACATAGTGCAGCGCCAGTTGGCGGGAATAGAAATAGCTGTACCCGAAGGCCGCCAGAAAGATGACGGCCGTGCCGGCAAGGATTGTGAGGGAGAGCCGGTAGGCAAGCCCCCGACGCCTATTCTTGCCCGGGGTCCTGGACATGAACGTCTCCGTAATCGGGAATGGCTCGGATGATTCCGGCATCGGCAAGAGCCCGGGCCACCCGGTTGTAATCCGCCCGGTCCAGCCGCCCGGAAGACCGGGAGGTCCCGTGCGGCAGGATGAGGTCCTTCATCCGGGCGAGCATCCAGCGCTGGTGGGCCCTGCTTTCGTTGATCTTCGCCTCATCCACGTATTTCATGACGATGTCCAGCGCCTCTTCGGGATGTTCGAAGGCATACGACCAGCCTTCCAGGGTCGCCGCGGCAAAGGCCCGGCATATCTCAGGGGTCCGTGCACAAAGTTCTTCTCGGCACCAGATCCCGTCTTCGGGAAAGCTCAGGCCATGATCGGCCATGGCAAAAACCGAGAGCTCCTCCTCATTGAGGCCCGCGCTCAGCAGGGTGTGATACTCGTTGTACACCATGGCGGAAACGGCATCGACACCGCCCCGCAGGAACAGGTTCGGTGTGAAGGTCTGTCGCACCACGTCCGGATGAACACCGTACTTCCGGAAAAAGGCCATCGGCTGGGTCCGGGAATGCTCCCACAGGCTGACCTTTTTCCCTTCAAAATCCGAAGGCTTGAGGATCCCGCTGGATTTCCTTGCCACCAGCAGGATACCGGAACGCCGGACGATCTGGGCGACATGAACGATCTTCAGTCCCCCGGCACGCAGGCGGATCCCCTCCGCCAGGAACAGCGTCGCGAAGTCCGCTTTTCCCTGTCGAAAGGCCTCTTCGGGGGAGCCCCCGGGACCACCCCGAAGCAGAATCAGATCGAGACCGTGGTTTCGATAGAATCCCTTTTCCATCGCCACGAAATAGCCGGCGAACTGGGCCTGTGGAAACCACTGGGGCAGGAAGGTCACCCGCCGGAGAGGGCCCGCATCGGCGGCCGCCACCGTTGCGATCCGGAGAATCGCAAGCATGACGGCCACGGCAAGAAGCCTTTTTCCAAAGGGAGATCCCGACCCGCCGGGGAAGGACGACGCCGGCGACATGGACGGCAATGCTTCAGGGGAAGGGGTCCCGCGGCGGAGACTACGGCGCATGGTCGGCCACCGGCAGGAAAAAAAGAAATGGCGGAGAGAGGGGGATTCGAACCCCCGGTACGCCTTTTTGAGGCATACACACGATTTCCAGTCGTGCCCTTTCGGCCACTCAGGCATCTCTCCGCTGAAAGATCGGAACCGGCTTTGTCCGCGGAACGGGGGCTTGCTCGTGGCGAGGCCTTCTCACGGATACGGGATGAAGAAATGGCGGAGAGAGGGGGATTCGAACCCCCGTGGGAGCTTTTGGCCCCCAAATCGATTTCGAGTCGATCCCGTTACGACCACTTCGGTATCTCTCCGCTCAATCATGTTTCGGCTGTTCCGAAATGTGGTGGTTTTTTACCCTTTTCCCGCGGAAAAATCCACTCAAAATTTCGCTGCATCGCGCCTGCAGGACGCCCCCCGTCACTTCGGGCCGATGATTGAAAGACCCGTCATCGAAGAGCCGCCATCGGGATACGATGGCTCCCCCCTTCGGGTCGGCGGCACCGAAGGCGATCCGGCGGACCCGGGCATGAACAATGGCCCCCACGCACATTACGCAGGGCTCCAGCGTGACGTAGAGGGTGGCCTCCGGCAGGCGATAGTTCCCCAGGACCTCGGAGGCGGCGCGGATGGCCAGGATCTCTGCATGGGCGGTCGGATCCTTGAGACCCAGCGGCCGGTTGTGCGCCCGGCTGACGGGTTTTTCCCCGATTGCCACTACGGCGCCGACGGGGACCTCACCCTCCACTTCCGCCAGAAGGGCCTCTTCCAGGGCCAGGGCCATGAAGAACTCGTCGTCGTGCACTTCCCCTGCCTTCCGGATGTACCGTCCAACGTCTCACCGCCCGGGAAGGGCAGTCCCCAGGACCCTGTTCAACTCGGCAATGCGGTCCCGCAGGTCCGCCTGCTCCCCCCAGTTCGCAGACTCCAGGACCGGCCTGGATTCCCGGAGGCGCGCCACCGTCGTTTCCAGCTCGGCCATCAGCATCTCCCAGTCCACCTTCGGCACGGCCGCCTCCGGTGATACCCGGGCCTCGACCGCCTCGCCCGGAACGAGGGTCACTTCGTCCAGGTAATCGGGAATGTGCGCCCGGATGCCGAACCGCTCGCGGATCTTCTCCGCCAGGACCTGCTGGGCACCGTATTCCCCGTGGACAAGAAAGATCTCCATCCCCCCGCCCTCGAAGTGGGAGAGCCACTCCAGAAGCTGGGACTGTCCGGCGTGGGCGGAAAATCCGTTGATCGTGAATACCCTGGCCCGCACGGCTACGTCTTCCCCGAGCAGGCGGACCTTATCCGCCCCGTCGACGATGCGGCGGCCCGTCGTCCCCTGGGCCTGGAATCCCACGAAGACGACGCTCGCTCCCTCCCGCCACAGATTGTGCCGCAGGTGGTGCTTGATCCGTCCAGCGTCGGCCATGCCACTGGCGGAGATGACGATGGCGGGGCCCTCCTGCGTATTGATGGCCATGGACGCCTCGGTGGTCTCCGTCAGGTAAAGGTTCGGAACGGCCAGGGGATTTTCTCCGCGCTCCAGCATCTTCTGCGACTCCTCGTCGAAATAGGAGGCATTCCGGTTGAAGATCTCCGTCGCCCGGATTGCCAGCGGGCTGTCCACGTAAACGGGGATGCCCTTCGGGAGGCGCCCGCTCTTCGCCAGCAGGTGGATACAGTAGAGGATCTCCTGGGTCCGCTCCACGGCAAAGGCCGGAACGATCACCTTTTCGCCGCGCTCGAAGCTGTAGGCGACGGCCTCCGCCAGTTCGTCGAGACTTTCCTCCTCGTTCTTGTGGTCCCGGTTGCCGTAGGTCGACTCGACAAACAGGAAATCCGCCCGGCCGATCACGGATGGATCGTGCATCATGAGCTGGGAAGGCCGTCCGATGTCACCGGAAAACACGAGCTTCGACGGCTTCCCCTCCTCTTCGATCTCCATTTCGATCATGGCCGCGCCCAGGATGTGCCCGGCGTCCCGGAACACGAGCCGGAGCCCCGGGAATGGCTCGAAGGGCCGGTCATAGGGAACGGCCTGGAAACGGGAGAAGGAATTCTCCGCATCCTGACGGGTATACAGCGGCGCCACCCGCTTCTCCCCGTGGCGGAGGCGCTTCCTGTTCTGCCACTGGGCTTCCGTCTCCTGGATGTGGGCGCTGTCGAGGAGCATGACCTCCAGCAGTTCTTTCGTCGGTGGGGTCATGTAAACGGATCCTCGAAATCCCGCCTGGACCAGCCGGGGCAGGAGTCCCGAGTGGTCCATATGGGCGTGGGTGATCAGGGCGAATTCGATCGTTCGCGGATCGTATCCGTCCACTTTCCAGTTTCGCGACTCGATGTCGCGGTTTCCCTGGTGAAGGCCGCAATCCACGACGAAGCGGTGTCCCATCGCCTCGACCAGAAAACAGGAGCCCGTCACCGTCCGGGCGGCTCCGAGAAACTTGATTTTCATCCGCCGATTTCCTCCCTCGCTGTTTCGTCACCGCACGCAAGCACCCCCCGGTGGAGAGGCACGACCGCTCCGGGGGCTTCAGGAAAGGTTCAAGGCCGGCCACAGGGCCAGTACAACGGCCGGCACGATCTCCGCAATTTCACACGACGCCCCCAGGGTATCCCCCGTGAAGCCCCCGATCTTCCGCCGACAGACCATGAGCCATCCGGCGATGACGACCAGGACCGCCCCCGCCGCCGCCGCACCGGGCCACCCCCCCACTCCGGCCCCGCAGGCCAGAAGGAAAACCAGGGCCCAGATAGCGTTCACCGACGACCCTTTCCGGCGGAAAGCAGTGGCCAGTCCCCCTTCCGGACGTGCATAGGGCAGCCAGGCCATGGACCAGAGCAGGGCGGCGCGGCCGGCGACGGGCATCAACAGGACCGCCTGAGCCCTCAAGGATACGGGAACGGCGTCCAGAAAGGCCACCTTCATCAGGATCGCCGCCACGACGGCCACGACGCCCATGGTGCCGATCCGGCTGTCCCGCATGATCTCCAGGACTTTGTCCCGCGGCCGGGCGCTTCCGAAGCCGTCCGCCGTATCCGCCAGGCCGTCCATGTGAAGGCCCCCGGAAAACACGATCAGGACAAGGACCGTGCAGACCGCCGCCGGCAGAGAAGGCAGGAAGGCCATTGCCAGGCTGTCCGCGGCCAGGGCCGCAATACCGATGAAGAGGCCGACCAGGGGGAAGAACAGGACGCTGCCGGCGAGATCCTCGGGCCTGTCGGAACTCCGTCCCAGGGGCAGGATCGTCAGGAAGCGAAAGGCAGTCAGCAGGGGCTTCATGCCGGAGACCGGGAAACAGCCGCCTCCTCGAAGGTGGCCATTTCGGTAAGGATGCGGACGGCCGCTTCCACCAGGTTCATGGCCAGGGCCGCCCCGGTTCCCTCCCCGAGCCTCAGGTCCAGGTCCAGGAGGGGACGCTTCCCGAGGGCCTGGAGGGCGATGCGGTGTCCCTGCTCCATGCTCCGGTGGGAGGCGATCATGTACTGCGTGGATACGGGCGCCAGCCTGGCCGCGACCAGGGCTCCCGCCGTGGAGATGAATCCGTCCACCAGGACCGGTTTCCGCCGCGACGCCGCGCCGAGGATCAGCCCGGCGATGCCCCCGATCTCGAAGCCGCCCACCGCCGCAAGGACACCCACCGGGTCCGCGGGATCGGGCCGGTTCGCCTCGATGGCCTGCCGGACGACCGCTACCTTGCGGGCAAGCTGTTCATCGCCGATCCCCGTCCCCCGGCCGGTCGCCTCGGCGGCGTCGGCGCCGCTGAAGACGGAAACCAGGGCACTGCTCGGCGTCGTATTGCCGATGCCCATGTCGCCGGTGGCGAAGACGTCCGTCTCTTCCGCCAGCTCCAGGGCCACGCCGATGCCTTCCTCCAGGGAGCGGACCGCCTGATCCCGGCTCATGGCGGGCCCCCGGGAGATGTCCTGCGTACCGGAGCCCACCCTCCGTGAGAGAATCCGTCCCTCCCGGGCCAGGTCTCCCAGGTCGCCGTCGACTCCCATGTCGACCACCACGACCCGCGCCCCCGCCAGGCGGGCCAGGACGTTGATGGCCGCCCCGCCCCCGACGAAGTTGCGCACCATCTGGACCGTCACCTCCCGGGGGTACAGGCTCACACCGGAGGAGGCGACGCCGTGGTCCGCCGCCATGGTGACCACCGTCTTCCCGGCCACGTGGGGAGGCATCCGGCCTGTCATGCCCGCCAGGTCCTCCGCCAGGTCCATCAACCGGCCCAGGGCCCAGTGGGGCATCGTCAGCTGTTCGAGGCGCCGCCGGGCCCGGGCGCGTGCCTCCGGATCGGCGGGAGCGATGCGGGAAAGCGTCTGTTCGAGGATCGTCATGGGCACGCTATAAAGTCATCAGGGAAAGTCGTCAAGGGAAACCCGCCGCGCCGGCCGGGCGCGACTTCATTCGTTCCGCCGCAAATCGCCGCCTTTGATCGTCGCGGCAATCCCGCTTACCATCAGAACCACCCTGTCCGCACCTCCGGCAATGACCTGGTTGCACCGTCCGGCCAGATCCCGGAAACGCCGGGACAGGGCGTTTTCAGGAACGATCCCCATGCCGACCTCGTTGGTCACGAAGATCACCGTCCCGGGAATGTCCGCACAGGCCCGGAGCACGTCCCGGGACCGCGCCTCCATTTCGTCTTCCGACATACCGGAGGCCCCGGCCGGCCCCTCCGTACCGTCCTCCCGGGCGGACCGGAGCGTCTCCTCGTACAGCAGGTTGTTCACCCAGAGGGTCAGGCAGTCCACCAGGACGACGCCGCTGCCGGCGGCCCGGCGAAGGGCTCCGGGAAGATCCACGGTCTCCTCGATGGTAATCCAGCCGGCCCCCCTGGCCCGCTGATGGCGCCGGATCCGCTCGGCCATCTCCTCGTCGACGACGGGGCAGGTGGCGACAAAGGCCCGCTTCCCCGCCATGGATTCGGCCAGTTCCTGGGCATAACGGCTCTTGCCGCTTCGGCTCCCCCCCGTGACCAGGATGATTTCCGCCATCAGAGCCTCTCCTCAAGGGCCAGCAGGGAGGTTCGCAGATCCTCCTCGGAAAAGACCTCCACGGAAAGCCCCCCCCGGTACTCCGCCAGATAAGGCCGGAGCGTCCTCCACGCCTCCTCCGGCACGGCGGCGGCGCTCCGGTGGTCCCGTCCCTCCATGAGGCCGTGCAGGTGGATCATCTCCACTCCCTGCTTCATTGCATCGAACGCCGCAGTGAGGTCTTCCCCGGCGGCCAGCATATGGCCCACATCCAGGCACCAGGAGAGGCCGGACTCCTCCACCAGCGGCCGGATCCACTCGAGGGGATAGCCCAGGTTCTCCACGACCGTCCGCGACGGGTCCAGCCCTCCACCAATCAGGTCCCGGATCGACGTCCGCAGGCGCTCCCGCCATCCCTCCAGGGAAGCGGGGCCGTCCATCCCCCCCTCCTCCAGGTGGAGGACCCAGACGGATGGCCCGAGCGGCTGGGTCCGGTCGCAGAAACGAAGAATTGTCTCGCAGGCGCGATGGCGCTCCGCCCTGTCAGCGGTTCCCAGGGACAGGCCCGTGGGCAGGTGGATGTTGTACGTCAGGTCCTGTTCCTCCCCCAGGGCGCCCATCTCGGCGATCTCGGCGGGAGCGGGCAGGTTGTCCTCCCGGCCGCTCTCGAAAAGGACGATCTCCACCTCGTCCACCAGGGGGGCCAGGAAGCGAATGTTGGGCAGGATCGGGGCCGGCACGATGTAGGATGTTGTCCCGAGACGGAAGGGATATCGGCCTTTCAGGGCGGGCCAGGGATGGGAGGATGAAGCCATTAGCACTCTCGCTTCCGTTTCGTAAAGGAGCAGATCACCCTTGCAGGATCGGATGACGGATGCTAAACACGGACCGTCTTCCCATGTCAAGAGCCGCCGCCCTCATGAACCAAAATCCTTCCCCCATAAAGCGGTCCCCGGGGATCGCCTCTCTCGGGATCGTGCTCGCCGTCCTTTTGGCATGGGTCTGCGCTTCCCCTTCCCCGGCGAGGGCGAATCCACCGCAGCGGATCGTATCGCTGGCGCCGAACCTGACGGAGATCCTCTTCGAACTGGGCCTGGGCGACCGGGTGGCCGGCGTCACCCGTTTCTGCGATTGGCCGCCGGCAGCCGGGAAGAAGCCGCAGGTGGGAGGCTACACCAACCCGTCCCTGGAGGCCGTCGTCGCCCTCCGTCCCGACCTGGTGGTCATGACCGACGAGGGGACGCCGCGGGAGATCCACGACCGGCTGGTCCGCCTCGGCATCGCCGTTTATGTTTTCCGGGCCAAGCGCCTGGCGCAACTGCCGCAGGCCCTGCGGGAATTCGGGCCTGCCGTCGGAGCGGAAGCGGCCGCGGAAAAGCGCGCCGCCGCCATCGAAGACGCGCTGCGCCGGTTTTCGTCGCGGGCCGGGGCGAGGAAAGGAGACATCCGGACGGCGCTATTCGTAATCCAGCCGGAGCCTCTGATGGTTGCAGGACCCGGCACCGTCATCGACGACGCCTTGAGCGTCCTGGGCGTGCGGAACATCGCCGCCGGGACGAAGTCCCCCTATCCGAAGCTCAGCGTAGAGGAGGTATTCCGACGGTCCCCCGACGTGATCTTCATCGGCCGCGGATCCATGACCGGCGCCGGCTCAAAGCTGCTCCGCCGGTGGAAGGCCCTGCCGGCCGTGCGGAACGGACGCGTGCACGTGGTGGGGGAAACCCTGTACCGCCTCTCGCCGAGGCTCCTGGAAGGAATGGAAGAAATGGCAACCCTGCTGGAGCGTCCCGGCAGGTCCGCCGGAAAGAGGTAACAGGATGGACTGGCTGACTGCTCTGATTCTGGGAATCGTGGAAGGCGTCTCCGAATTCCTGCCCATCTCGTCCACGGGACACCTGATCCTCGCCTCCCAGTTGATGGGGCTCAGCCATACGGAGTTCCTCAAAAGTTTCGAGATTGCCATCCAGGTCGGCGCCATCCTCTCCGTCGTGGCCCTGTACTGGCGGCGCCTGCTCATTGACGTCGAGACGATCAAAAAGCTGATCGTCGCCTTCCTGCCCACGGGAATCCTGGGCTTCACCCTCTACCGGCTGGTCAAGCAGTTCCTCCTCGGTTCGCCGAACGTGGTTTTATGGTCCCTGTTTCTGGGAGGAATCTTCATCATCGCCTTCGAATACCTGCACCGGGAGCGGGAGGACGCGGTGGAGGACGTTTCCGGCATCACCTACCGGCAGGCCCTGCTGATCGGCCTGTTTCAGTCCGTCGCCATGATCCCTGGGGTATCCCGCTCCGCTGCCACGATCATCGGCGGGCTGTCCCTGGGCCTGCGGCGGAAAACCATCGTCGAGTTTTCCTTTCTCCTGGCGGTGCCCACCATGCTGGCCGCTACAGCCTACGACCTCCTCAAGAGCGGCTCCGCCTTCTCCATGGACCAGATGGGGTTCCTGGCCGTCGGCTTTGTGACTTCATTCGTCGTGGCACTCCTCAGCATCAAGTTCCTCCTCTCCTTCATCCAGACGCACACCTTCATTGCCTTTGGCATCTACCGGATCGCCTTCGTCGCCCTCTGGGTGCTGATCCTGTAAGCCCGGCCCTGCAACCGTGCTGCGCCCCGGGTGCCCGGCCGGAGACAGACATTCCCCCTTTACCCGCTGCCGGAATTCGCCTACACATTTCGGGAGACCGCCGGAGAGGAGACCATGAGCCAGCCGGAAAACATCTTTGAAGTCCGCCTGATGAAGCCGGAAGACGCGGACGGCACGGTCGCCCTGTACCGGGCCACCTACGGGGATGCCTACCCGATCCGGGAGATCTATGATCCGCGGGCCCTCCTGCGCCAGCAGGAAACAGGGGCGATGTACCACGTGGTCTGCCGGGAGAAGCAGGGTCCCGTGGCGGGCCACTGGGGCCTTTTCCGGACGTCGGCGCCGTTCGCGGGCATCTACGAGGCCGGGCACGGGATGGTTCTGGCGGAATACCGGGGCCGGGGGCTGAACGACCGGATCGCCCGGTACACCCACGAGACACTGATCCCCCGGCTCGGCATCGCCGCGGTATGGGGGGAGGCGGTGGCCAACCACGTATTCATGCAGAAGACCTGCACGGCGTCCGGTTACAGCGAGACCGGGATCGAGCTGGACCTGATGCCCGCCGCCTCCTACGAGAAGGAGAAGAGCGCCTCCGGCCGGGTCGGCGCGGTCCTTACATTCAGGCTCTATCAAACCAGGGGGCAGGCGATCCGCCTTCCGGATCCATATGCAGAAATTCTCCGGGGGCTTCATCGGGAGGCCCACGACGCACCCCACACGTACCGGAACGCCACCGCGGACGTCCCGCCGGAAGGTCCGTCGGACGTGCAATCCGTTGCCTTCGAGGGGGCGAACCTGGCCCGCCTGACGATCCAGGCCATCGGATCGGACCTCCGGGAAATCGTGAAGGGAAAAGAGAAACTCCATGCCGGCGGCGGAGCGACGGTATTCCAGGTCTACCTCCGCCTGACGGACCCGGGGATCGGATTCGCCGTTCGGACCCTGCGCGGCTGCGGCTATTTCTTCGGGGGTGTTCTGCCCCGCTGGTTCGACGACGACGGCCTGATGATGCAGAAGACCCTTCACGAGCCGAACGTTCCGGGCCTCCGGCTGTACACCGACAAGGCGAAGACGATCCTGGAATTTATCCTTCGGGACCGGGCTGAAGTGACGGCCCGCTGATGCCGACGCCCCGACGGGAGGCACATCCATGAGAACCCCGTTTCGCTGCATCCGCGATCTCCTGGTCGCCGGTACCGGCTGCGCCGTGGCCCAGATCGTCTCCACCCGCGGCTCGGCGCCGCGAGCCGCGGGGACGCGCATGATCGTCCCATCCGCCGGCCGTCCGAGCGGAACCGTAGGCGGAGGTGTCCTGGAGGCCAGGGTCGAGGAAATCGCCCGGAGCGTCCTTGAGACCGGCGAAGCCGTCCTGGAGACCTTTGTTCTCGAAGTGGAAAAGGCGGGCGATCCAGGAATGATGTGCGGCGGTACGGCGGAGATGATGGTCTATCGCCTGGAAGCGGCGGATCCGGACGCGCTTTCACTCTACCGGGAAGCCGCCACCGTTCTCGATGGTCGCGGCAGGGCTAGGTTCATCACCAGACTCCCCGGAGGGACGGCAGGGGGGCGCATCGCCCAGTGGCTCATCCGGGAGGATGGATCCGTCCTCGGTCCTCCGGAGCCGGAGGGAGGTCTCTGCGCACGGGTGCCATCGGATACCGGATCGGCGGAAACGCGACTCCTGACCGTCGCGGGCGGGCGGTTCCTGGTGGAATCGCTGTACGGCGGGGAAACAGTCCATCTGTTCGGGGCCGGCCACATCGCCCGGTCCCTGGCCCCGCTCCTGGAAATGACAGGCTTCCGGACCGTCGTCCTCGACGACCGGGCGGAATTCGCCAACCGGGAGCGTTTCCCCGGGGCGGACCGGATCGTCGTGCTCGATGCCTGGGATCACGCCCTGGAAGGCCTGGAAGTCGGGTCCGGGGGGTTCCTCGTCATCATGACCCGGGGCCATGCCTTCGACCGGGACGTTCTTCGCCAGGCCCTGCGGACCGCCGCCGGGTACATCGGCATGATCAGCAGCAGGAGGAAGCGGGACGCCATCTTCGCCGCCCTGCGGGAGGAAGGATACGCGGAACGGGATCTGGCGAGGGTTCGAGCCCCCGTCGGGATTCCCATCGGCGCCGAGACGCCGGAGGAGATCGCCGTCAGCATCGCCGCGGAAATGATCCGCCATCGGGCCGGCATCGAGCCCTGACGGGCGAAGGGCCGCCGCACCGCTTATCGTCGCTTGAGGATTTCATCGAGGGCCGACACAAAGGCCTCCATGGCCTCCCGGACGGACAGGGTGACGCGGATGAAGTTGGGGAAGCGGAATCCCGTCATGGTGCGGACCATGACCCCGCGTGTCATCAGCTTCCGGTAGGCCAGGGTGTCGCTCATGGGGAGACGGATCATGACGAAGTTTCCCTCCCCGGAAACGAACGGCAGGCCCCGGACGGCCAGTTCCTCCTCCAGATAAGCGCGGCTCTCCCGGACCAGCCGCCGGCTTTCCAGGACGTGATTCCCGTCGTCCAGGGCCGCCACAGCGGCCTCCTGGGCCACTGCGTTGACGGAATAGACGACACAGGCGCGTCGAACGGCATCCACCACCGGCAACGACCCGGCCAGATAGCCGATCCGCAGGCCCGCCAGCCCGTACATCTTGGAAAAGGTCCGGAACACGACGAGGTGGGGGTATTCATCCAGGAGGGACATGCCGTCGGGATAATCCTCCCCCTCGACGAACTCGCAATATGCCTCATCGACGACCACGATCGCCCGGCCGTCGACGGCCTCCAGGAAGC
The DNA window shown above is from Syntrophales bacterium and carries:
- the hisC gene encoding histidinol-phosphate transaminase yields the protein MSPLSLESLLPPYIRSFEPYVPSRPDAELMRLYGCSRLFRLNNNENALGPPPAAQEVIRRFVPPRAALYPSGDSFYLRRKLSDRFSMDPERFLVGNGANEVIAFVIKAFCEAGDNIVTADRTFAVYEWVATFSGLEARLVPLRDYAFDDRGMLERMDGRTKIFFICNPNNPTGTCWGRDRLRRFLEAVDGRAIVVVDEAYCEFVEGEDYPDGMSLLDEYPHLVVFRTFSKMYGLAGLRIGYLAGSLPVVDAVRRACVVYSVNAVAQEAAVAALDDGNHVLESRRLVRESRAYLEEELAVRGLPFVSGEGNFVMIRLPMSDTLAYRKLMTRGVMVRTMTGFRFPNFIRVTLSVREAMEAFVSALDEILKRR